A DNA window from Undibacterium sp. YM2 contains the following coding sequences:
- the corA gene encoding magnesium/cobalt transporter CorA, with translation MLINCVTYQEGRKLSDIPVAEISDYVQHKDQFVWVALRDASDEELQEMQVEFELHELAVEDARHGYQRPKIEEYGDSLFAVIHTVEMLEGELHTGELNLFVGDNYVLSVRNRCQQNFLGVRQRCEREPHLLRHGSSFVFYALIDAVVDRYFPVVEALEEELELIEEQIFTKGSERANIQRLYQLKRKIMVVKHAVTPLMEACGKLFGGRVPALCVNTQEYFRDVYDHLYRINTSIETIRDTISTAIQVNLSMVAIDESEVNKRLAAGAAIFAVPTAFAGIWGMNFKAMPELEWHFGYPMALGIMFSACAYLYYRFRKSGWL, from the coding sequence ATGTTAATCAACTGCGTTACTTATCAGGAAGGTCGCAAACTGTCAGACATACCCGTCGCAGAAATCAGCGACTATGTACAACATAAGGACCAGTTTGTCTGGGTGGCCCTGCGCGATGCCTCGGATGAAGAATTACAGGAAATGCAGGTTGAGTTTGAACTGCATGAGCTGGCGGTAGAAGATGCGCGTCACGGTTATCAAAGGCCAAAGATAGAAGAATATGGCGACTCGCTGTTTGCCGTCATCCACACGGTAGAAATGCTGGAAGGCGAGTTGCATACGGGCGAACTCAACCTCTTTGTCGGTGACAATTATGTGCTCTCGGTGCGCAACCGTTGCCAGCAAAATTTTCTAGGTGTGCGGCAACGCTGCGAACGAGAACCGCATTTGCTCAGGCATGGCTCATCTTTTGTGTTTTATGCGCTGATTGATGCCGTGGTCGATCGCTACTTCCCCGTCGTGGAAGCCCTGGAAGAAGAACTGGAACTCATCGAAGAACAGATTTTCACCAAAGGCAGTGAACGTGCCAACATCCAGCGTCTGTACCAGCTCAAGCGCAAGATCATGGTGGTCAAACATGCAGTCACACCTTTGATGGAAGCCTGCGGCAAACTGTTTGGTGGCCGCGTGCCAGCCTTGTGTGTGAATACCCAGGAATATTTCCGCGATGTCTATGATCATTTATACCGCATCAATACCTCGATAGAAACCATACGCGACACCATCAGCACAGCGATACAGGTCAATTTATCCATGGTTGCGATTGATGAGAGTGAGGTCAACAAACGTCTGGCCGCAGGTGCGGCGATTTTTGCAGTCCCCACCGCCTTTGCCGGTATCTGGGGCATGAACTTCAAGGCCATGCCAGAACTGGAATGGCATTTCGGCTATCCCATGGCCCTGGGCATCATGTTCTCGGCCTGTGCCTATCTGTATTACCGCTTCAGGAAGTCAGGCTGGCTGTGA
- a CDS encoding lysozyme inhibitor LprI family protein yields the protein MRLPQLLLCLSLSVSSAGAWAQRAASGEDCFFIGGQADARTCLEQRVRDSDTLLQRTEADTSSMVLRWDDTPTNRGRVQRYMLSAGKQYLLYRKEQCELQAALAAGGTGGSHRRYLCILELNEQRILHLQGVQTSLQR from the coding sequence ATGCGCTTGCCTCAATTACTGTTGTGTTTGAGTTTGTCGGTTTCCAGTGCAGGTGCATGGGCGCAACGTGCTGCATCTGGTGAAGACTGTTTTTTCATTGGCGGCCAGGCAGATGCACGTACTTGTCTGGAACAACGGGTCAGGGACAGTGACACGCTGCTGCAGCGAACAGAAGCAGATACCTCCTCCATGGTGTTGCGCTGGGACGATACGCCAACAAACCGTGGCCGGGTGCAGCGCTATATGTTATCCGCAGGCAAGCAGTATTTGCTCTATCGCAAAGAACAATGTGAGCTGCAAGCTGCGCTCGCCGCTGGTGGCACAGGCGGTTCGCACCGGCGCTACCTGTGCATACTGGAATTGAATGAACAGCGCATCCTTCATCTGCAAGGAGTCCAGACCTCATTGCAGCGCTGA